From the genome of Patescibacteria group bacterium, one region includes:
- a CDS encoding CxxC-x17-CxxC domain-containing protein, with the protein MDDQRDFDQRKSYQGQWSCSECGAEITELPFEPDGDRPLYCRSCHQKRRNDRPRRDY; encoded by the coding sequence ATGGACGACCAAAGAGATTTTGACCAACGTAAATCTTACCAAGGCCAATGGAGTTGCTCAGAATGCGGAGCAGAAATTACCGAACTTCCATTTGAGCCGGATGGAGATCGACCGCTTTATTGCCGGTCTTGCCACCAAAAGCGAAGAAACGACCGACCGCGTCGGGACTACTAG